The Epinephelus lanceolatus isolate andai-2023 chromosome 14, ASM4190304v1, whole genome shotgun sequence genome has a window encoding:
- the LOC117249238 gene encoding uncharacterized protein LOC117249238 isoform X1, whose amino-acid sequence MDGSTNVSCVLCRRSEETKITGPLSTKDEVTAHQNCLLFSSGIICQSTPQHDDLFGFSVEDVLREVKRGKLLACKRCTKRGATAGCEVKRCKRSYHYPCAVKDKANIIEDTKEEKYVLYCPKHDPKAQENNGSVNGRPSSHTKSWTSKTPSEPRSDKVFCLTCEETEGSISLDSLSNNAVRLYCDKHAPSSHKRNSNGCAKAPRPLSAYSSDSSSSNNATPSSFKRRCEPSDKHRQDETPSKRKFKSPRVIQTDDSSDSDDSIPDSDMAIFAPLETDLESCVNSVYEPEVSLIFDYSSVCNTIIRDVQ is encoded by the exons ATGGACGGTAGTACCAACGTGTCCTGTGTACTTTGTCGTCGGTCAGAGGAGACGAAAATAACCGGACCGTTGTCGACTAAAGATGAAGTCACAGCTCATCAGAACTGTTTG TTATTTTCCTCTGGTATCATTTGCCAGAGTACCCCACAGCATGATGATTTGTTTGGCTTCTCTGTGGAGGATGTGCTGCGTGAGGTGAAACGAGGAAAACTTCTG GCTTGTAAGAGATGTACCAAAAGAGGTGCCACTGCTGGGTGTGAGGTTAAACGCTGCAAGAGGTCCTACCACTACCCGTGTGCTGTTAAAGACAAAGCTAACATAATTGAGGATACAAAGGAGGAGAAATATGT GCTGTACTGTCCCAAACACGATCCAAAAGCTCAAG AAAACAATGGCTCTGTAAATGGACGCCCATCTTCCCATACAAAGTCCTGGACTTCCAAAACTCCCAGTGAACCCAGATCAGATAAG gTTTTTTGCCTTACCTGTGAGGAGACAGAAGGAAGCATCAGCTTGGATAGTTTGTCCAATAACGCTGTGAG GTTATATTGTGACAAACATGCTCCTTCATCACACAAGAGGAACTCTAATG GTTGCGCTAAAGCCCCCAGACCATTGTCTGCGTACAGCAGTGACTCCAGCTCATCGAACAATGCAACACCTTCATCTTTCAAG AGACGGTGTGAACCCAGTGATAA acacagacaagacGAAACGCCCTCTAAACGTAAATTTAAAAGCCCCAGAGTCATACAAACAGATGATTCTTCAGATTCAG ATGACAGTATACCTGATTCAGACATGGCAATATTTGCCCCTTTAGAGACGGATTTAGAAAGCTGTGTAAACTCTGTTTACGAGCCCGAAGTAAGTCTAATCTTTGATTATTCCTCAGTATGTAACACAATCATTAGAGATGTTCaatga
- the LOC117249238 gene encoding uncharacterized protein LOC117249238 isoform X2 codes for MDGSTNVSCVLCRRSEETKITGPLSTKDEVTAHQNCLLFSSGIICQSTPQHDDLFGFSVEDVLREVKRGKLLACKRCTKRGATAGCEVKRCKRSYHYPCAVKDKANIIEDTKEEKYVLYCPKHDPKAQENNGSVNGRPSSHTKSWTSKTPSEPRSDKVFCLTCEETEGSISLDSLSNNAVRLYCDKHAPSSHKRNSNGCAKAPRPLSAYSSDSSSSNNATPSSFKRRCEPSDKQDETPSKRKFKSPRVIQTDDSSDSDDSIPDSDMAIFAPLETDLESCVNSVYEPEVSLIFDYSSVCNTIIRDVQ; via the exons ATGGACGGTAGTACCAACGTGTCCTGTGTACTTTGTCGTCGGTCAGAGGAGACGAAAATAACCGGACCGTTGTCGACTAAAGATGAAGTCACAGCTCATCAGAACTGTTTG TTATTTTCCTCTGGTATCATTTGCCAGAGTACCCCACAGCATGATGATTTGTTTGGCTTCTCTGTGGAGGATGTGCTGCGTGAGGTGAAACGAGGAAAACTTCTG GCTTGTAAGAGATGTACCAAAAGAGGTGCCACTGCTGGGTGTGAGGTTAAACGCTGCAAGAGGTCCTACCACTACCCGTGTGCTGTTAAAGACAAAGCTAACATAATTGAGGATACAAAGGAGGAGAAATATGT GCTGTACTGTCCCAAACACGATCCAAAAGCTCAAG AAAACAATGGCTCTGTAAATGGACGCCCATCTTCCCATACAAAGTCCTGGACTTCCAAAACTCCCAGTGAACCCAGATCAGATAAG gTTTTTTGCCTTACCTGTGAGGAGACAGAAGGAAGCATCAGCTTGGATAGTTTGTCCAATAACGCTGTGAG GTTATATTGTGACAAACATGCTCCTTCATCACACAAGAGGAACTCTAATG GTTGCGCTAAAGCCCCCAGACCATTGTCTGCGTACAGCAGTGACTCCAGCTCATCGAACAATGCAACACCTTCATCTTTCAAG AGACGGTGTGAACCCAGTGATAA acaagacGAAACGCCCTCTAAACGTAAATTTAAAAGCCCCAGAGTCATACAAACAGATGATTCTTCAGATTCAG ATGACAGTATACCTGATTCAGACATGGCAATATTTGCCCCTTTAGAGACGGATTTAGAAAGCTGTGTAAACTCTGTTTACGAGCCCGAAGTAAGTCTAATCTTTGATTATTCCTCAGTATGTAACACAATCATTAGAGATGTTCaatga